The Rhinatrema bivittatum chromosome 10, aRhiBiv1.1, whole genome shotgun sequence DNA segment tctgaacgATCCGCCCCTtcctgatcttcctctctgccatgCCTTCTGTGGCGGGTTGCCTCTTCCTCTCTGCCCAGGGTATCCTCGATACTTCCTGGCTTGCTctccgaaattagtttcttccattgCTGCCGCTAACAAGTTAACACTTTCTCTCATCCTTCTGctactttcttttttctcctttttctcatcTTCCAGCTCTCTATTTCCATAGACTTTGTCTGCCATAATTTTGAGCTGGCTGATGTTCATTCCTTCAAATCCCTCTGTTTTCTGGATTTTTCGGCGTATATCGGGGCATGACTGTCCTACGAAACTCATGACTATTATGGGGTGGTTCTTTTGATCTTCTGGATCAAAAGGGCTGTATCTGCGATACGCATCCATTAATCGTTCAAGGAAGTCTCCCGGAGTTTCGTCCTTTTTTTGTACTATATCCTGGATTTTAGTCATGTtcataattttcctttttcccttccttaAGGCTTCTAGGAAGGCTCTCTGATAAGCCGCGATGCGGTCTCGTCCACTGGAAGTTTGGTAGTCCCAGTGAGGGTCTGTTGTCGGAGCAAGTTCCCTTGCGGCGGCATCAGGATCaccgtctgacccggctccacTTCTGGCTGCTTCGTCCATGTTTTGTTGTATTTGTCTCCGCTGCTCAGTGGTGAACAGGAAAGAAGCCAGATGGCggatgtcagcccagttgggatTATGTGAGGAGAAAATTCCgtttaaaaaatcaatcatttgaTCTGGTTTTTCAGCGTAGGAAGGGccgagctgtttccagttaaaaagatcgctTGATGAAAAAGGGACATAGGTATATAGTCTAATAGTCTGTGCAGTTTGGAAAGCATTTTCCTCACTTGGGACCGCAGGTACGACAGTTGCAGTTTCTCTGATTGGGAGTTGGAGACTGGCAGCCGCTTGTGTTCTCCGACGAGTGTGGGCTGAGACAGGAGGTTCCGGTTCGTCCTCTGCCCTTACCGATTCTAACTCTCTTTTCGTTTCCTGTGAAGTACTAGGCAAGGGCTCAGCTTGTTCATAAGAAGGAATCGGTGGCAGATTAAGTAGCGGTGGGTAAAGTGGGATgtaaggcggcggtgctagaacTTCTGGTTTATCAATTAATATGGTCTCCGCTGCCGGcagtggtttaatttttttttctgtagtttcTTCGTCCTTCTGGACTACCAATATGGCCGCCTCCGGTGACGTCATGCCGTCTGCGTCCAATATGGCcgacttctcctttcttttccggtTTGGTGACTTCCGGTGGCCCGCCTTCTGCATCTGCGCCACCATGATGAGGGCAGCTCCCTCTACTAACTTTTGTGCCCAGGACGGGGGATTGAGAATAACTTCGATCCAGGCATTAATATATGGGATATCTTCAGGAAAacctggctgatcttcttttgtGACTACTATTCGGACTCTAGAGGCCGTAACAAAATCGAAAGTTCCTTTCGGGGGCCAGTTGACGCACAAGCTCGGCCACCGATAGGCACAGCGTTGGATCATACCAGGTTTAGTACAGGTATGTTTGTCAAACACTTCGCTAAAGTGCTCAGTCATAACTTTTAACGGGGtagaccctcccccacccatttaGGATAGAGGCACAGACAAAGAGGGGAAGGGATAgcagataggtaaggggtccgtatctgccagacacaaaagggtcacacttgccccgactagaacgcggtcgcccggtctagaactgcgaggccattcactctctttcacacaacaagaaacctattcccaagaTTTCTTTCTGATtcccaaaattcaaaaatttccGAAATTCCAATTCAGGTTTTCAGTAACGAGGTCTTCGGAGGGGGAGCCCCTACTAACCACGCTGTGGGGTTTGATCAACGCCCCCT contains these protein-coding regions:
- the LOC115099791 gene encoding uncharacterized protein LOC115099791, whose translation is MTEHFSEVFDKHTCTKPGMIQRCAYRWPSLCVNWPPKGTFDFVTASRVRIVVTKEDQPGFPEDIPYINAWIEVILNPPSWAQKLVEGAALIMVAQMQKAGHRKSPNRKRKEKSAILDADGMTSPEAAILVVQKDEETTEKKIKPLPAAETILIDKPEVLAPPPYIPLYPPLLNLPPIPSYEQAEPLPSTSQETKRELESVRAEDEPEPPVSAHTRRRTQAAASLQLPIRETATVVPAVPSEENAFQTAQTIRLYTYVPFSSSDLFNWKQLGPSYAEKPDQMIDFLNGIFSSHNPNWADIRHLASFLFTTEQRRQIQQNMDEAARSGAGSDGDPDAAARELAPTTDPHWDYQTSSGRDRIAAYQRAFLEALRKGKRKIMNMTKIQDIVQKKDETPGDFLERLMDAYRRYSPFDPEDQKNHPIIVMSFVGQSCPDIRRKIQKTEGFEGMNISQLKIMADKVYGNRELEDEKKEKKESSRRMRESVNLLAAAMEETNFGEQARKYRGYPGQRGRGNPPQKAWQRGRSGRGGSFRGGRAPIGVNQCAYCKQEGHWKADCPEKPREDEGGNGSKPSKSQETEWQMALDELSDESSDDIGRNS